From Streptomyces sp. Edi4, one genomic window encodes:
- a CDS encoding CapA family protein, translating into MIASARTRACPRPSAVARAGALAACVLLASAGCSGARSAAPSAVRSGAARAADASPEAGADVTAGPTPSLPPGTITLAFGGDVHFTERTASRLNATPADPALGPISRTVASADFAMVNLETAITTRGSEEPKLYHFRTPPSALDVLQKSGVDAVSMANNHAVDYGPAGLTDTLDAVRHAPIPVLGIGADEAEAYKPYVKEIRGVKLAVVAASQVMDLTNDKFRAGPKKPGIASALDATKLVAAVKRAKARADVVVVYLHWGTEGKSCPGPEQKAIAAKLSAAGATAVVGTHAHVMLGSGMLGRTYVNYGLGNLLWYGTSPYPHSDDSGIATLTVARGKVVKQVFTPAVVDGRGVPMPQSGAAADAVTSRLTALTPCTALTPAPH; encoded by the coding sequence ATGATCGCGTCCGCCCGCACCCGCGCCTGCCCGCGTCCGTCCGCCGTCGCCCGGGCCGGGGCGCTGGCCGCCTGCGTCCTGCTCGCGTCCGCCGGGTGCTCGGGCGCGCGGTCCGCCGCCCCCTCCGCCGTACGGTCCGGGGCCGCGCGGGCCGCCGACGCGAGCCCCGAGGCGGGGGCCGATGTGACGGCCGGGCCAACGCCGTCGCTTCCGCCGGGCACCATCACGCTCGCGTTCGGCGGTGACGTCCACTTCACCGAGCGGACCGCGTCCCGTCTGAACGCGACCCCGGCCGACCCCGCGCTCGGCCCGATATCCAGGACCGTCGCGAGCGCCGACTTCGCGATGGTCAACCTGGAGACGGCGATCACCACGCGGGGGTCCGAGGAGCCCAAGCTGTACCACTTCCGTACGCCGCCGAGCGCGCTGGACGTGCTCCAGAAGTCGGGTGTGGACGCGGTGTCGATGGCCAACAACCACGCCGTGGACTACGGGCCGGCCGGCCTCACCGACACCCTCGACGCCGTGCGTCACGCGCCCATACCGGTGCTCGGGATCGGGGCGGACGAGGCCGAGGCGTACAAGCCGTACGTCAAGGAGATCCGGGGCGTGAAGCTGGCCGTGGTCGCGGCGAGCCAGGTCATGGACCTGACCAACGACAAGTTCCGGGCCGGTCCGAAGAAGCCGGGGATAGCCTCCGCGCTGGACGCCACGAAGCTCGTCGCGGCGGTGAAGCGGGCGAAGGCGCGGGCCGATGTGGTCGTGGTGTACCTGCACTGGGGCACGGAGGGGAAGAGCTGTCCGGGGCCGGAGCAGAAGGCCATCGCCGCGAAGTTGTCGGCGGCGGGGGCGACGGCGGTGGTGGGGACGCACGCGCACGTGATGCTGGGGTCGGGGATGCTGGGCCGTACGTACGTCAACTACGGCCTGGGCAACCTGCTTTGGTACGGGACGTCGCCGTATCCGCACTCCGACGACAGCGGGATCGCGACGTTGACGGTTGCCCGGGGGAAGGTGGTCAAGCAGGTGTTCACGCCGGCGGTGGTGGATGGGCGGGGTGTTCCCATGCCGCAGTCCGGGGCGGCGGCCGACGCCGTCACGTCCCGCCTGACCGCCCTCACCCCTTGCACGGCCCTGACCCCGGCCCCCCACTGA
- a CDS encoding ATP-dependent RecD-like DNA helicase — MSSLTGAAVVEGVLERITYANEESGYTVARVDTGRGGNDLLTVVGSLLGAQPGESLRMEGRWGSHPQYGKQFTVDNYTTVLPATIQGIRRYLGSGLIKGIGPVFADRITRHFGADTLDIIEQDPKRLIEVPGLGPKRTKKITAAWEEQKAIKEVMVFLQGVGVSTSIAVRIYKKYEDASISVVKNQPYRLAADVWGIGFLTADKIAQAVGIPHDSPERVKAGLQYALSQSTDQGHCFLPEERLIADAVKLLQVDTGLVIECLAELIAEEGAVREKVPGPDGGEPVAAVYLVPFHRAELSLAAQVGRLLRTGEDRMPGFAGVDWGKALGWLAGRTGAELAPEQSEAVKLALTSKVAVLTGGPGCGKSFTVRSIVELARAKKAKVVLAAPTGRAAKRLAELTGAEASTVHRLLELKPGGDAAYDKDRPLDADLVVVDEASMLDLLLANKLVKAVAPGAHLLLVGDVDQLPSVGAGEVLRDLLAEGGPVPSVRLTRIFRQAQQSGVVTNAHRINSGTQPITSGLDDFFLFVEDETEDAGRLTVDVAARRIPAKFGLDPRRDIQVLAPMHRGPAGAGALNGLLQQAITPGRPDLPEKRFGGRVFRVGDKVTQIRNNYEKGENGVFNGTVGVVTSLNLDDQCLTVRTDEDEEVAYDFDELDELAHAYAVTIHRSQGSEYPAVVIPVTTSAWMMLQRNLLYTAVTRAKKLVVLVGSRKAIGQAVRTVSAGRRFTALAHRLAGGTLV; from the coding sequence ATGTCCAGTCTCACGGGTGCCGCGGTGGTGGAGGGGGTCCTCGAACGGATCACGTACGCCAATGAGGAGAGCGGCTACACCGTCGCGCGCGTCGACACCGGCCGCGGCGGCAACGACCTGCTCACGGTGGTCGGCTCGCTGCTCGGCGCGCAGCCGGGGGAGTCGCTGCGCATGGAGGGGCGCTGGGGCTCCCATCCCCAGTACGGCAAGCAGTTCACGGTCGACAACTACACGACCGTCCTGCCCGCCACCATCCAGGGCATCCGCCGCTATCTCGGCTCCGGCCTGATCAAGGGCATCGGCCCGGTCTTCGCCGACCGCATCACGCGCCACTTCGGCGCCGACACCCTCGACATCATCGAGCAGGACCCGAAGCGCCTGATCGAGGTGCCGGGGCTCGGCCCGAAGCGGACCAAGAAGATCACCGCCGCGTGGGAGGAACAGAAGGCGATCAAGGAGGTCATGGTCTTCCTCCAGGGCGTCGGGGTCTCCACGTCCATCGCCGTACGCATCTACAAGAAGTACGAGGACGCGTCGATCTCCGTCGTGAAGAACCAGCCCTACCGGCTGGCCGCCGACGTCTGGGGCATCGGGTTCCTCACCGCCGACAAGATCGCCCAAGCCGTCGGCATCCCGCACGACAGCCCCGAGCGCGTGAAGGCGGGCCTGCAATACGCGCTGTCGCAGTCCACCGACCAGGGCCACTGCTTCCTGCCCGAGGAGCGTCTGATCGCCGACGCGGTCAAGCTCCTCCAGGTCGACACCGGGCTCGTCATCGAGTGCCTGGCCGAGCTGATCGCCGAGGAGGGGGCGGTGCGCGAGAAGGTGCCGGGACCGGACGGCGGCGAGCCCGTCGCGGCCGTCTACCTCGTGCCGTTCCACCGCGCGGAGCTGTCCCTTGCCGCCCAGGTGGGGCGTCTGCTGCGCACCGGTGAGGACCGGATGCCGGGGTTCGCCGGGGTCGACTGGGGCAAGGCGCTCGGCTGGCTCGCGGGGCGCACCGGCGCCGAGCTCGCGCCCGAGCAGAGCGAAGCGGTGAAGCTGGCCCTGACCAGCAAGGTCGCCGTGCTCACCGGCGGCCCGGGCTGCGGCAAGTCCTTCACGGTCCGCTCGATCGTGGAGCTGGCCCGGGCCAAGAAGGCGAAGGTGGTGCTCGCCGCGCCCACCGGGCGGGCCGCCAAGCGCCTGGCCGAGCTCACCGGCGCCGAGGCCTCCACGGTCCACCGCCTGCTCGAACTGAAACCGGGCGGCGACGCCGCGTACGACAAGGACCGGCCGCTGGACGCGGACCTGGTGGTGGTCGACGAGGCGTCCATGCTCGATCTGCTGCTCGCCAACAAGCTCGTGAAGGCGGTGGCGCCCGGCGCCCATCTGCTGCTTGTGGGCGACGTCGACCAGCTGCCATCGGTCGGTGCGGGCGAGGTGCTGCGCGACCTGCTCGCCGAGGGCGGCCCGGTGCCGAGCGTGCGGCTGACCCGGATCTTCCGGCAGGCCCAGCAGTCCGGTGTCGTCACCAACGCCCACCGCATCAACTCCGGTACGCAGCCCATCACTTCGGGCCTCGACGACTTCTTCCTCTTCGTGGAGGACGAGACGGAGGACGCGGGGCGGCTCACGGTCGACGTGGCGGCCCGGCGCATCCCCGCGAAGTTCGGGCTCGATCCGCGCCGCGACATCCAGGTGCTCGCGCCGATGCACCGGGGCCCGGCCGGGGCCGGCGCCCTCAACGGCCTGCTCCAGCAGGCCATCACGCCGGGCCGGCCGGATCTGCCGGAGAAGAGGTTCGGCGGAAGGGTCTTCCGCGTCGGCGACAAGGTGACCCAGATTCGCAACAATTACGAGAAGGGCGAGAACGGCGTCTTCAACGGCACCGTCGGCGTGGTCACCTCGCTCAACCTCGACGACCAGTGCCTGACGGTCCGCACCGACGAGGACGAGGAGGTGGCGTACGACTTCGACGAGCTGGACGAGCTGGCCCACGCCTACGCCGTGACGATCCACCGCTCCCAGGGCAGCGAGTATCCGGCCGTCGTCATCCCGGTCACCACGAGTGCCTGGATGATGCTCCAGCGCAATCTGCTCTACACGGCGGTGACCCGCGCCAAGAAGCTCGTCGTCCTGGTGGGGTCCCGCAAGGCGATCGGTCAGGCGGTACGCACCGTTTCCGCAGGCAGGCGCTTTACCGCACTGGCTCACCGGCTGGCAGGGGGCACTTTGGTGTGA
- a CDS encoding MarR family transcriptional regulator, with protein sequence MTDRRLWSYKEIAAHIRVQPDTVRSYRKHGLLPAPDLVENGKPYWFADTIRTWVARRPGNRGRRDG encoded by the coding sequence ATGACCGACCGACGGCTCTGGTCCTACAAGGAGATCGCCGCGCACATCCGGGTGCAGCCCGACACCGTGCGCTCGTATCGCAAACACGGACTTCTTCCCGCGCCGGACCTCGTGGAGAACGGCAAACCCTATTGGTTCGCGGACACCATCCGTACATGGGTGGCGCGCCGCCCGGGCAATCGCGGCCGTCGCGACGGCTGA
- a CDS encoding heavy-metal-associated domain-containing protein yields MTAETVTTVYRVSGMTCGHCEGAVTEEISGIEGVSSVKAVASTGEVTVVSAAPLDEEAVRAAVDEAGYELVGRA; encoded by the coding sequence ATGACCGCCGAGACCGTCACCACCGTCTACCGGGTGTCCGGCATGACCTGCGGCCACTGCGAGGGCGCGGTGACCGAGGAGATCTCCGGCATCGAGGGGGTCAGCTCGGTGAAGGCCGTCGCCTCCACCGGGGAGGTCACCGTCGTGTCCGCCGCGCCGCTGGACGAGGAGGCCGTGCGGGCCGCCGTCGACGAAGCGGGTTATGAACTGGTCGGCCGCGCCTGA
- a CDS encoding sugar phosphate isomerase/epimerase, protein MTTAKTRIRIGSAPDSWGVWFPDDPRQVPWRRFLDEVAHAGYRWIELGPYGYLPTDPARLAEETAARGLRVSAGTVFTGLHHGPAVWERTWAHVSQVAALAQASGAGHLVVIPSFWRDDKSGEVLEERTLTAAQWRDLAGQTERLAREVRDRYGLRVVVHPHADTHIDSEESVVRFLHSTDSGLVSLCLDTGHYAYCGGDSVKLIETYGERIGYLHLKQVDPEVLARVRAAGTPFGPAVAQGVMCEPPRGVPALEPVLAAAQALDVDLFAIVEQDMYPCDPDRPLPIAERTRAFLRSCGA, encoded by the coding sequence ATGACGACGGCGAAGACCCGCATCCGGATCGGTTCGGCCCCCGACTCCTGGGGCGTCTGGTTCCCCGACGACCCCCGTCAAGTCCCTTGGCGGCGCTTCCTGGACGAGGTGGCCCACGCCGGCTACCGCTGGATCGAACTGGGACCGTACGGCTACCTCCCCACCGATCCCGCGCGCCTCGCCGAGGAGACCGCCGCACGCGGTCTGCGCGTCTCGGCCGGCACGGTGTTCACGGGGCTGCACCACGGCCCCGCGGTGTGGGAGCGGACTTGGGCGCACGTGTCCCAGGTGGCCGCGCTCGCCCAGGCGTCCGGCGCCGGGCACCTCGTCGTCATTCCGTCGTTCTGGCGCGACGACAAGAGCGGCGAGGTCCTGGAGGAGCGCACCCTGACGGCCGCGCAGTGGCGCGATCTGGCGGGCCAGACCGAGCGCCTGGCCCGCGAGGTACGGGACCGGTACGGCCTGCGCGTGGTCGTGCACCCGCACGCGGACACCCACATCGACAGCGAGGAGAGCGTGGTCCGCTTCCTGCACTCCACCGACTCCGGCCTGGTCTCGCTCTGCCTGGACACCGGGCACTACGCGTACTGCGGCGGCGACAGCGTCAAGCTGATCGAGACGTACGGGGAGCGGATCGGCTACCTCCACCTCAAGCAGGTGGACCCCGAGGTGCTGGCCCGGGTGCGCGCCGCCGGAACGCCGTTCGGGCCGGCCGTCGCGCAGGGCGTGATGTGCGAGCCGCCGCGCGGCGTGCCCGCGCTGGAGCCGGTGCTCGCGGCGGCCCAGGCCCTGGACGTCGACCTGTTCGCGATCGTCGAGCAGGACATGTACCCGTGCGATCCCGACCGCCCCCTGCCCATCGCGGAACGCACCCGCGCCTTCCTGCGCTCGTGCGGCGCCTGA
- a CDS encoding deoxyribose-phosphate aldolase codes for MSAPLGPGGLARIRARHPEAVAEAAARRARRPLLRGEGGRLLVIAADHPARGALGVGADALAMADRGDLLDRLCLALARPGVDGVLAGADVLEDLLLLGALDDKVVIGSMNRGGLAGAAFELDDRFTGHRAEDLARLGFDAGKLLLRIDYQDPGSLDTLHAAARAVDDMAARQLPVFIEPFICRRAEGTLRVDLSADAVTRSIAIASGLAGTSAYTWLKVPVTANPDDMAQVMATSTLPAVLLGGDIGDDQDAAFEKWRGALRLPTVQGLVAGRSLLYPPDGDVAAAVDTAVGLL; via the coding sequence ATGAGCGCCCCCCTTGGGCCGGGCGGCCTCGCGCGGATCAGGGCCCGCCACCCCGAAGCCGTCGCAGAGGCCGCCGCCCGCCGGGCACGCAGGCCGCTGCTGCGCGGTGAGGGCGGGCGGCTCCTGGTGATCGCCGCCGACCACCCCGCCCGCGGCGCGCTCGGCGTGGGCGCCGACGCGCTCGCCATGGCCGACCGGGGCGACCTGCTCGACCGGCTCTGCCTGGCCCTGGCGCGGCCCGGCGTGGACGGCGTGCTGGCCGGCGCCGACGTCCTGGAGGACCTGCTGCTGCTCGGCGCCCTGGACGACAAGGTCGTCATCGGTTCCATGAACCGCGGCGGCCTCGCCGGAGCCGCATTCGAACTCGACGACCGCTTCACCGGCCACCGCGCGGAGGACCTGGCCCGGCTCGGCTTCGACGCGGGCAAACTCCTGCTCAGGATCGACTACCAGGACCCCGGCTCGCTCGACACGCTGCACGCCGCCGCCCGCGCCGTCGACGACATGGCCGCGCGTCAACTCCCCGTGTTCATCGAGCCGTTCATCTGCCGAAGGGCCGAGGGCACGCTTCGCGTCGACCTGTCCGCCGACGCCGTCACCCGCTCCATCGCCATCGCCTCTGGCCTGGCCGGCACGTCCGCGTACACCTGGCTCAAGGTGCCCGTCACCGCGAACCCCGACGACATGGCCCAGGTCATGGCCACCAGCACGCTGCCCGCCGTGCTGCTCGGCGGCGACATCGGGGACGACCAGGACGCCGCGTTCGAGAAGTGGCGCGGCGCCCTGCGCCTGCCCACCGTGCAGGGCCTGGTCGCAGGACGCTCGCTGCTCTATCCGCCCGACGGCGACGTGGCGGCGGCCGTCGACACCGCCGTCGGCCTGCTGTAG
- the iolD gene encoding 3D-(3,5/4)-trihydroxycyclohexane-1,2-dione acylhydrolase (decyclizing), producing MTGRTRRLTTAQALIAFLARQYTACDGVNHRLIAATWGIFGHGNVAGIGQALLESGPGAMPFHQGRNEQAMVHAAVGYARQSGRLSAHAVTTSIGPGATNLVTGAALATVNHLPVLLLPGDIFAARPADPVLQQLEVPYAGDVSVNDCLRPVSRYFDRVTRPEALIPAALNAMGVLADPANTGAVTLALPQDVQAEAYDWPEEFFRERVWPVRAPAVDPDELAWAARELREARRPLVVVGGGVRHARAQSELDAFARSTGIPVASTQAGKGALDHDHPQDVGGIGHTGTAAADALARAADVVLGVGTRWTDFTTASATLFQNPDVRFINLNIRPADALKMGGRQLTGDARTGLAALREALTGHRVPAEYEAECARLKGEWERRVEAAYAPACETARPTQAQVLGVLDTLVTGDDILINAAGSLPGDLHQLWRTRSRDQYHVEYGYSCMGYEIPAAIGVALAAPGRPVWALVGDGTYLMNPTEIVTAVQENIPIKVVILNNHGYASIGGLSQAVGGERFGTAYRFRGADGACDGAPLPVDLAANAASLGMRVRRAETVRDLREALTWARSQDVPTCVYVETETPDTVSGPPPAQAWWDVPVAETATRQPAVTAREEYERHVTARRRHL from the coding sequence GTGACCGGCAGAACGCGCCGCCTCACCACCGCCCAGGCGCTGATCGCGTTCCTGGCCCGCCAGTACACCGCGTGCGACGGCGTCAACCACCGCCTGATCGCGGCCACTTGGGGCATCTTCGGGCATGGCAACGTCGCCGGGATCGGGCAGGCCCTGCTCGAATCCGGGCCCGGGGCCATGCCCTTCCACCAGGGCCGAAACGAGCAGGCCATGGTGCACGCGGCCGTGGGTTACGCCCGCCAGTCGGGGCGGCTCTCCGCGCACGCGGTGACCACCTCGATCGGGCCAGGCGCCACCAACCTGGTCACCGGCGCGGCCCTGGCCACCGTCAACCACCTGCCGGTGCTCCTGCTGCCCGGCGACATTTTCGCCGCCCGGCCCGCCGACCCGGTGCTGCAACAGCTCGAAGTCCCCTACGCGGGCGATGTGTCGGTCAACGACTGCCTGCGGCCGGTCTCGCGCTACTTCGACCGCGTGACCCGGCCCGAGGCGCTGATCCCGGCCGCCCTGAACGCGATGGGTGTCCTGGCCGACCCCGCGAACACGGGCGCGGTCACGCTCGCGCTGCCGCAGGACGTCCAGGCGGAGGCGTACGACTGGCCCGAGGAGTTCTTCCGCGAGCGGGTGTGGCCGGTCCGCGCCCCCGCCGTCGATCCGGACGAACTGGCGTGGGCGGCGCGGGAGTTGCGGGAGGCTCGGCGGCCGCTCGTCGTGGTGGGCGGCGGGGTGCGGCACGCCCGGGCCCAGAGCGAACTCGACGCCTTCGCGCGGTCCACCGGCATCCCGGTGGCGAGCACCCAGGCCGGCAAGGGCGCCCTCGACCACGACCATCCCCAGGACGTCGGCGGCATCGGCCACACCGGCACGGCCGCCGCCGACGCGCTGGCCCGCGCAGCCGACGTGGTGCTCGGCGTCGGCACCCGCTGGACCGACTTCACCACCGCGTCCGCCACCCTCTTCCAGAACCCGGACGTCCGCTTCATCAACCTGAACATCCGTCCCGCCGACGCGCTCAAGATGGGCGGGCGGCAGCTGACCGGCGACGCCCGCACCGGGCTGGCCGCGCTGCGCGAGGCGCTGACGGGGCATCGCGTACCGGCGGAGTACGAGGCCGAGTGCGCGCGCCTGAAGGGGGAGTGGGAGCGCAGGGTCGAGGCCGCGTACGCCCCGGCCTGCGAGACGGCGCGCCCCACGCAGGCCCAAGTCCTCGGCGTACTCGACACGTTGGTGACCGGGGACGACATCCTGATCAACGCGGCGGGCTCGCTCCCCGGCGACCTCCACCAGCTGTGGCGGACCCGTTCGCGCGATCAGTACCACGTCGAATACGGCTACTCCTGCATGGGCTATGAGATCCCGGCGGCCATCGGAGTCGCCCTCGCCGCGCCGGGCCGGCCGGTGTGGGCGCTGGTCGGCGACGGTACGTATCTGATGAATCCGACCGAGATCGTCACCGCCGTGCAGGAGAACATCCCCATCAAGGTGGTGATCCTGAACAACCATGGGTACGCCTCGATCGGTGGGCTCTCGCAGGCGGTGGGGGGTGAGCGGTTCGGCACGGCGTACCGGTTCCGGGGGGCGGACGGCGCCTGTGACGGCGCGCCCCTGCCGGTGGACCTCGCGGCCAACGCGGCCTCGCTCGGGATGCGGGTGCGGCGCGCGGAAACCGTGCGTGACCTGCGAGAAGCCCTCACGTGGGCACGCTCGCAGGACGTTCCCACATGTGTCTACGTGGAGACCGAAACGCCCGACACAGTGTCGGGCCCGCCCCCGGCCCAGGCGTGGTGGGATGTGCCCGTGGCCGAGACCGCGACCCGTCAGCCGGCGGTCACGGCCCGCGAGGAGTACGAACGGCACGTCACCGCCCGACGCCGCCATCTGTGA
- a CDS encoding 5-dehydro-2-deoxygluconokinase → MGRIGVDLYPLQTGVSLAKVTSFGKFLGGSPSNVAVAAARLGRRTAVITRTGRDPFGDYLRTELGEFGVDARWATPVDGLPTPVTFCEVFPPDDFPLYFYRLPKAPDLELREGELDLAAVRAARIFWVTGTGLCAEPSRSATLAALRARHEPSPTPPLLETRRGLGAGGGPGAAGTVRPGAGGAGSVEGASGVEPAWGSAAGAGQEAPGAEGDLGPAPALPETRRGLGAVRPGFGCSGRSGHTVFDLDWRPMFWADPAEARPHYRAALAHATVAVGNLDECEVATGEREPRAAAEALLGAGVELAVVKQGPRGVLAVHRDGTVAEVAPVPVDVVNGLGAGDAFGGALCHGLLAGWELDRVMRYANAAGAIVASRLACSSAMPTPAEVERVLKGGRA, encoded by the coding sequence ATGGGCCGGATCGGGGTCGACCTCTACCCCTTGCAGACCGGGGTGTCGCTCGCCAAGGTCACCTCGTTCGGCAAGTTCCTGGGCGGCTCGCCCTCCAACGTGGCGGTCGCCGCGGCGCGCCTCGGGCGCCGGACCGCTGTCATCACCCGCACGGGGCGCGACCCGTTCGGGGACTATCTCCGTACGGAGCTGGGCGAGTTCGGGGTGGACGCGCGCTGGGCCACGCCGGTGGACGGCCTGCCCACGCCGGTCACGTTCTGCGAGGTGTTCCCGCCGGACGACTTCCCGCTGTACTTCTACCGGCTGCCCAAGGCGCCCGATCTGGAGCTGAGGGAAGGGGAGTTGGACCTCGCGGCGGTCCGGGCGGCCAGGATCTTCTGGGTGACGGGGACGGGTCTGTGCGCGGAACCGAGCCGAAGCGCGACGCTGGCGGCCCTACGAGCAAGGCACGAGCCTTCTCCCACCCCGCCCCTCCTCGAAACCCGCCGGGGGCTGGGTGCGGGTGGGGGCCCGGGGGCGGCGGGGACGGTGCGTCCGGGGGCCGGGGGCGCGGGTTCCGTTGAGGGGGCTTCCGGGGTCGAGCCGGCCTGGGGGAGCGCGGCGGGAGCGGGCCAGGAGGCGCCCGGGGCGGAAGGCGATCTGGGCCCCGCCCCGGCCCTTCCCGAAACCCGCCGGGGGCTGGGTGCGGTGCGTCCGGGTTTCGGGTGCTCGGGTCGCTCGGGGCATACCGTTTTTGATCTGGATTGGCGGCCCATGTTCTGGGCGGATCCCGCCGAAGCGCGGCCGCACTACCGCGCGGCGCTCGCTCATGCCACCGTCGCCGTCGGCAACCTCGACGAGTGCGAGGTGGCCACCGGGGAGCGGGAGCCCCGGGCCGCGGCCGAGGCGCTGCTCGGGGCCGGGGTCGAGCTCGCCGTCGTCAAGCAGGGGCCCAGGGGCGTGCTCGCCGTGCACCGCGACGGCACGGTCGCCGAGGTCGCGCCCGTACCCGTCGACGTGGTCAACGGGCTCGGCGCGGGCGACGCGTTCGGCGGGGCGCTCTGCCACGGGCTGCTCGCCGGGTGGGAGCTGGACCGCGTCATGCGGTACGCCAACGCCGCCGGCGCCATCGTCGCCTCCCGCCTCGCCTGCTCCTCCGCCATGCCCACGCCCGCCGAGGTCGAACGCGTCCTGAAGGGCGGCCGGGCATGA
- a CDS encoding citrate synthase, protein MSENANNAVVLRFGDGEYTYPVIDSTVGDKGFDIGKLRAQTGLVTLDSGYGNTAAYKSAITYLDGEQGILRYRGYPIEQLAERSTFVEVAYLLINGELPTVDQLSSFKDEITGHTLLHEDVKRFFDGFPRDAHPMAMLSSVVSALSTFYQDSHNPFDEKQRHLSTIRLLAKLPTIAAYAYKKSIGHPFVYPRNDLGYVENFLRMTFSVPAQEYELDPVVVSALDKLLILHADHEQNCSTSTVRLVGSSQANMFASISAGISALWGPLHGGANQSVLEMLEGIQANGGDVDSFIRKVKNKEDGVRLMGFGHRVYKSFDPRAKIIKAAAHDVLSALGKSDELLDIALKLEEHALSDDYFVSRNLYPNVDFYTGLIYRAMGFPTEMFTVLFALGRLPGWIAQWHEMIKEPGSRIGRPRQIYTGEVLRDFVPVEGR, encoded by the coding sequence GTGAGCGAGAACGCGAACAACGCTGTAGTACTGCGGTTCGGCGATGGCGAGTACACCTACCCGGTGATCGACAGCACCGTCGGCGACAAGGGCTTCGACATCGGGAAGCTCCGAGCCCAGACCGGGCTGGTCACCCTCGACAGCGGATACGGCAACACGGCCGCCTATAAATCCGCCATTACCTACCTGGACGGCGAGCAGGGCATCCTGCGCTACCGCGGGTACCCGATCGAGCAGCTGGCCGAGCGCTCGACCTTCGTCGAGGTCGCGTACCTGCTGATCAACGGCGAGCTGCCGACCGTCGACCAGCTCTCCAGCTTCAAGGACGAGATCACCGGGCACACCCTGCTCCACGAGGACGTGAAGCGGTTCTTCGACGGCTTCCCTCGTGACGCCCACCCGATGGCCATGCTGTCCTCGGTGGTCTCCGCGCTGTCCACGTTCTACCAGGACAGCCACAACCCGTTCGACGAGAAGCAGCGCCACCTCTCCACGATCCGGCTCCTGGCCAAGCTGCCGACGATCGCGGCGTACGCGTACAAGAAGTCGATCGGCCACCCCTTCGTCTACCCGCGCAACGACCTCGGCTACGTCGAGAACTTCCTGCGCATGACGTTCTCGGTGCCGGCCCAGGAGTACGAGCTGGACCCGGTCGTCGTCTCGGCCCTGGACAAGCTGCTCATCCTGCACGCGGACCACGAGCAGAACTGTTCGACCTCCACCGTGCGTCTGGTCGGCTCCTCGCAGGCGAACATGTTCGCGTCGATCTCGGCCGGCATCTCGGCCCTGTGGGGTCCCCTGCACGGTGGCGCCAACCAGTCCGTCCTGGAGATGCTGGAAGGCATCCAGGCCAACGGCGGCGACGTGGACTCCTTCATCCGCAAGGTGAAGAACAAGGAGGACGGCGTCCGCCTGATGGGCTTCGGCCACCGGGTGTACAAGTCCTTCGACCCCCGCGCGAAGATCATCAAGGCCGCCGCGCACGACGTCCTCTCCGCGCTCGGCAAGTCCGACGAGCTGCTGGACATCGCGCTGAAGCTGGAAGAGCACGCGCTGAGCGACGACTACTTCGTCTCGCGCAACCTGTACCCGAACGTGGACTTCTACACGGGTCTGATCTACCGCGCCATGGGCTTCCCGACCGAGATGTTCACGGTCCTGTTCGCGCTCGGCCGCCTTCCGGGCTGGATCGCCCAGTGGCACGAGATGATCAAGGAGCCCGGTTCGCGCATCGGCCGCCCGCGCCAGATCTACACGGGCGAGGTCCTGCGCGACTTCGTGCCGGTCGAGGGCCGCTGA
- the iolB gene encoding 5-deoxy-glucuronate isomerase — protein sequence MDHQELLVRAGASARAPYALDIGPERAGWDYSSLRVLDLPPGGSHQLDTGDSEWLVVPLSGGATVRVDGLELRLAGRESVFDGPTDFVYVPRAAHARISSGAGGRFALTGARCERRLPARHAPAPEVPVEARGSGTTARTVRNFAAADAFACERLIAVEVITPGGNWSSYPPHKHDEHRPGRESVLEEIYYFAFEHPDGYGYQRVAPSRPGGADLLAEVRSGDAVLVPNGWHGPSIAQPANAMYYLNVMAGPGQEREWKISFHPDHMEGYQ from the coding sequence ATGGATCACCAGGAACTGCTGGTACGGGCGGGCGCATCGGCCCGCGCCCCGTACGCACTCGACATCGGCCCCGAACGCGCCGGCTGGGACTACTCCTCGCTGCGCGTCCTCGACCTGCCGCCCGGCGGCTCGCACCAGCTCGACACCGGGGACAGCGAATGGCTCGTGGTGCCGCTCAGCGGCGGCGCCACGGTACGCGTGGACGGCCTGGAGCTCCGCCTCGCGGGCCGCGAGAGCGTCTTCGATGGGCCCACCGACTTCGTCTACGTCCCGCGTGCCGCGCACGCCCGGATCTCCTCCGGCGCGGGAGGCCGGTTCGCGCTGACAGGAGCGCGGTGCGAGCGCCGACTCCCCGCTCGCCACGCCCCCGCGCCGGAGGTGCCCGTAGAGGCGCGCGGCTCGGGCACCACCGCCCGTACCGTGCGCAACTTCGCCGCCGCCGACGCCTTCGCGTGCGAGCGCCTGATCGCCGTCGAGGTGATCACGCCCGGCGGCAACTGGTCCTCCTATCCGCCGCACAAACACGACGAGCACCGGCCGGGCCGCGAGAGCGTACTGGAGGAGATCTACTACTTCGCGTTCGAGCACCCGGACGGCTACGGCTACCAGCGCGTCGCGCCGTCCCGGCCCGGTGGCGCGGATCTGCTCGCCGAAGTGCGCTCCGGCGACGCGGTGCTCGTGCCCAACGGCTGGCACGGGCCGTCGATCGCCCAGCCGGCAAACGCCATGTACTACCTGAACGTGATGGCGGGCCCGGGGCAGGAACGGGAGTGGAAGATCTCCTTCCACCCCGACCACATGGAGGGATACCAGTGA